Proteins co-encoded in one Arachis hypogaea cultivar Tifrunner chromosome 13, arahy.Tifrunner.gnm2.J5K5, whole genome shotgun sequence genomic window:
- the LOC112737816 gene encoding uncharacterized protein isoform X5 has product MRDDDGAKRVFFGGERFLEGISGEAYITIQRTVSNSPLGLEVQLHITEALCPALSEPGLRALLRFMTGLSVCLNRGDVNLKAQKRSTEAAGRSLVSVVVDHIFICIKDSEFQLELLMQSLFLSRASLSEGENDSSLTRITIAGLFLSDKFSHPPCTLVQPSMHSVKRESFHVPEFARSFCPPIYPLGEQQWQLIEGTPLICLHSLQIVPSPLPPVFASQTVIDCQPLMIHLQEEACLRISSFLADRIVVNSGDILPDSSINSLFFTLSGLDIMVPLDKAQLDISKSNTDNVVQTSFAGARLHIEDFSYIDSPSMKLRMLKLDKDPACFCLWEGQPIDASQRKWSARAAQITLSLEACTGPPARQNSLGWTTGLWRCVVLKGAWIEVAMTTADGSPLLKVPPPGGIVRVGVACEQFLSNSSVEQLFFILDLYVYFGRVSEKIAVAGKRKQLEGVKNKSSSEKLMDITPSDSAVSLAVKDLQLRFLESSPLNVEGMPLVQFVGNDLLISATHRTFGGVIVISSTSRWESVQIDCVDAEKHIAGENGSFLSSGENIPSSSGDCQLRTVFWIHNKRNHLLNRNAPSIPFLDVNMVHVIPLGEQDRESHCLNGSASVSGIRLGGGMNYAEVLLHQFGILGPDGGPGKGLCKGLEKLQAGPLATIFKTTPPDVDNSEDGSLSKGKETSFPKLKKPDNVDITIELRDWLFALEGAQEMAERWWISSPENVSREERCWHTTFQSLQVITRSSPKNVLGEKAPARRKQQYPVERVTVGIQGLQIMKPQRPKEIHLSKSIANGAKEVNGTATGICLQLDLVSSEDNVEVEMANWEVENLKFTVKQPIEVVLTSDEAQHLTFLCKSEVDSMGRIAAGILRVLKLEGSVGHSVMDQLGNLGSEGIDKIFSPKHSRDDSVHNRGFCPSPKLVSKSLHKSTMEPTLTLLEEAVADSQEKINALISDFGISESSGQQLTIAKELSQKIESMEGLLKQLRNKT; this is encoded by the exons ATGAGAGATGATGATGGTGCAAAACGAGTATTCTTTGGAGGGGAGCGTTTTTTAGAAGGAATATCAGGAGAAGCATAT ATCACAATTCAGAGAACAGTCTCCAACAGTCCACTTGGGCTTGAGGTTCAGTTGCACATTACAGAAGCCCTTTGCCCTGCATTAAGTGAGCCAG GACTTCGTGCACTTCTCCGCTTTATGACAGGATTATCTGTCTGTCTAAACAGGGGAGATGTAAATTTGAAGGCCCAGAAG AGATCTACTGAAGCTGCTGGGCGCTCTCTTGTCTCAGTTGTTGTGGACCACATATTTATTTGCATCAAAGATTCTG AGTTCCAGCTTGAACTATTAATGCAGTCCCTTTTTCTGTCTCGG GCAAGTCTTTCGGAGGGAGAAAATGACAGTAGTTTGACCAGGATTACCATTGCAGGTCTATTTTTAAG TGACAAGTTTTCACACCCGCCATGTACGTTAGTGCAGCCATCTATGCATTCTGTTAAAAGAGAGTCTTTTCATGTGCCAGAATTCG CTAGAAGCTTTTGCCCTCCAATATATCCACTTGGAGAACAGCAGTGGCAATTGATTGAGGGAACTCCTCTAATCTGCCTTCATTCCCTTCAGATTGTGCCTTCTCCACTTCCACCAGTTTTTGCTTCTCAAACAGTTATTGACTGTCAGCCTCTTATG ATTCATCTTCAGGAAGAAGCTTGCCTTAGAATATCTTCTTTCTTAGCTGATAGAATTGTTGTCAATTCTGGTGATATTTTACCAGATTCCTCAATAAACTCTCTTTTCTTCACTCTCAGTGGACTGGATATTATGGTTCCTCTGGACAAGGCCCAGTTGGATATTTCTAAAAGCAACACAGATAATGTAGTCCAAACCTCCTTTGCTGGTGCAAGGCTTCATATTGAAGACTTTTCATATATAGATTCACCATCAATGAAACTAAGAATGCTTAAACTGGATAAGGATCCTGCTTGTTTCTGTCTTTGGGAAGGTCAACCAATTGATGCTAGCCAGAGAAAGTGGAGTGCCAGAGCAGCCCAGATTACTTTATCTCTGGAAGCATGTACTGGCCCACCTGCACGTCAAAATTCTCTTGGATGGACCACAGGACTATGGAGATGTGTTGTTCTGAAAGGTGCTTGGATTGAAGTAGCTATGACAACTGCCGATGGCAGTCCATTGTTAAAGGTTCCTCCTCCAGGAGGTATTGTGAGAGTTGGTGTTGCTTGTGAACAGTTTCTGTCCAATAGTTCTGTTgaacaattattttttatcttggatCTTTACGTGTATTTTGGGAGAGTTAGTGAGAAAATAGCAGTGGCTGGAAAAAGGAAACAATTGGAGGGGGTTAAGAACAAATCTTCTAGCGAAAAGTTAATGGACATAACTCCTAGTGACAGTGCTGTAAGTTTAGCAGTTAAAGACCTTCAACTTCGATTTCTTGAGTCTTCACCATTGAATGTCGAGGGAATGCCTCTAGTGCAGTTTGTTGGAAATGATTTGTTAATTAGTGCCACTCATAGAACCTTTGGTGGTGTTATTGTTATTTCGTCCACCTCACGCTGGGAGAGTGTTCAGATAGATTGCGTGGATGCTGAGAAGCACATAGCAGGAGAGAATGGCTCATTCTTAAGTTCTGGAGAAAATATTCCTTCAAGCAGTGGAGACTGTCAACTGAGAACTGTATTCTGGATACATAACAAGAGGAACCATCTATTGAACAGAAATGCTCCTTCAATCCCTTTTCTGGATGTAAACATGGTGCATGTCATACCATTGGGGGAACAAGATAGAGAGTCTCATTGTTTGAATGGCTCAGCTTCTGTATCTGGTATTCGTCTTGGTGGGGGAATGAACTATGCTGAAGTCCTCCTACATCAATTTGGAATACTTGGTCCTGATGGTGGTCCTGGGAAGGGTCTTTGTAAAGGCTTAGAAAAGTTACAGGCAGGACCATTGGCAACAATTTTCAAGACAACGCCTCCCGATGTTGATAATTCAGAAGATG GAAGTTTGAGCAAAGGGAAAGAAACCAGTTTTCCAAAATTGAAGAAGCCAGATAATGTGGATATAACCATAGAATTGAGAGACTGGTTATTTGCTCTTGAAGGGGCACAAGAGATGGCTGAAAGGTGGTGGATATCTAGCCCAGAAAATGTAAGTAGAGAAGAGAGGTGTTGGCACACAACTTTCCAAAGTTTGCAAGTAATTACAAGAAGCAGCCCAAAGAATGTTCTGGGTGAAAAAGCGCCAGCACGTAGAAAACAACAGTATCCTGTGGAACGGGTTACA GTTGGAATCCAAGGGCTGCAGATCATGAAGCCGCAGAGACCGAAAGAGATTCATTTGTCAAAATCAATTGCAAATGGTGCTAAAGAAGTTAACGGCACTGCTACAGGAATTTGTCTTCAGCTGGATTTGGTATCAAGTGAGGATAATGTTGAAGTTGAAATGGCTAATTGGGAAGTGGAAAATCTAAAGTTCACTGTTAAGCAACCG ATAGAGGTGGTTTTAACCAGTGATGAGGCTCAACACCTTACTTTTCTGTGCAAATCTGAAGTTGATTCCATGGGCCGGATAGCAGCTGGAATTCTAAGAGTGCTTAAGCTCGAAGGTTCGGTCGGCCATTCTGTAATGGATCAACTAGGCAACTTAG GAAGTGAAGGCATTGACAAGATTTTCTCTCCTAAGCATAGCAGAGATGATAGTGTCCACAATAGAGGATTTTGTCCATCACCGAAGCTGGTAAGCAAAAGCTTGCACAAATCAACGATGGAACCGACATTAACTTTGCTCGAGGAAGCAGTTGCAGATTCACAGGAAAAGATCAATGCCTTAATCAGTGATT
- the LOC112737816 gene encoding uncharacterized protein isoform X2 → MESILARALEYTLKYWLKSFSREQFKLQGRTVQLSNLDINGDALHASVGLPPALNVTTAKVGKLEIMLPSVSSVQIEPIFVQIDRLDLVLKENSDYERPPENHASITPSSASSKGSGYGFADKISDGMTIQIQTVNLLLETHGGARPQGGAAWAPPMASVTIRNLLLYTTNESWEVVNLKAAREFSSNTKYIYKLEWESLSIDLLPHPDMFTDDTLGRSQERANMRDDDGAKRVFFGGERFLEGISGEAYITIQRTVSNSPLGLEVQLHITEALCPALSEPGLRALLRFMTGLSVCLNRGDVNLKAQKRSTEAAGRSLVSVVVDHIFICIKDSEFQLELLMQSLFLSRASLSEGENDSSLTRITIAGLFLSDKFSHPPCTLVQPSMHSVKRESFHVPEFARSFCPPIYPLGEQQWQLIEGTPLICLHSLQIVPSPLPPVFASQTVIDCQPLMIHLQEEACLRISSFLADRIVVNSGDILPDSSINSLFFTLSGLDIMVPLDKAQLDISKSNTDNVVQTSFAGARLHIEDFSYIDSPSMKLRMLKLDKDPACFCLWEGQPIDASQRKWSARAAQITLSLEACTGPPARQNSLGWTTGLWRCVVLKGAWIEVAMTTADGSPLLKVPPPGGIVRVGVACEQFLSNSSVEQLFFILDLYVYFGRVSEKIAVAGKRKQLEGVKNKSSSEKLMDITPSDSAVSLAVKDLQLRFLESSPLNVEGMPLVQFVGNDLLISATHRTFGGVIVISSTSRWESVQIDCVDAEKHIAGENGSFLSSGENIPSSSGDCQLRTVFWIHNKRNHLLNRNAPSIPFLDVNMVHVIPLGEQDRESHCLNGSASVSGIRLGGGMNYAEVLLHQFGILGPDGGPGKGLCKGLEKLQAGPLATIFKTTPPDVDNSEDGSLSKGKETSFPKLKKPDNVDITIELRDWLFALEGAQEMAERWWISSPENVSREERCWHTTFQSLQVITRSSPKNVLGEKAPARRKQQYPVERVTVGIQGLQIMKPQRPKEIHLSKSIANGAKEVNGTATGICLQLDLVSSEDNVEVEMANWEVENLKFTVKQPIEVVLTSDEAQHLTFLCKSEVDSMGRIAAGILRVLKLEGSVGHSVMDQLGNLGSEGIDKIFSPKHSRDDSVHNRGFCPSPKLVSKSLHKSTMEPTLTLLEEAVADSQEKINALISDFGISESSGQQLTIAKELSQKIESMEGLLKQLRNKT, encoded by the exons ATGGAGTCGATCCTAGCGAGAGCTCTGGAGTACACTCTCAAGTATTGGCTCAAATCCTTCTCCAGAGAGCAGTTCAAGTTGCAGGGTCGCACTGTTCAGCTCTCCAATTTAG ATATAAATGGTGATGCATTGCATGCTAGCGTTGGATTGCCACCTGCACTCAATGTAACCACCGCCAAAGTTGGCAAATTGGAGATTATG CTACCGTCAGTGAGCAGTGTGCAGATAGAGCCAATTTTTGTGCAAATTGATCGGTTGGATTTGGTTCTAAAGGAGAATTCTGATTATGAAAGGCCGCCCGAGAATCATGCTAG CATCACGCCATCAAGTGCCTCTTCAAAGGGTAGTGGTTATGGTTTTGCTGATAAG ATTTCAGATGGAATGACTATACAAATTCAAACAGTTAATTTATTACTTGAAACTCATGGGGGTGCCCGTCCCCAAGGGGGAGCAGCATG GGCACCTCCTATGGCATCTGTCACCATACGCAATTTGTTGCTGTATACAACAAATGAAAGCTGGGAG GTTGTAAATCTTAAGGCGGCAAGGGAGTTCTCAAGTAATACgaagtatatatat AAACTGGAGTGGGAATCTTTGTCTATTGATCTTTTGCCTCATCCTGACATGTTCACGGATGATACTTTAGGCCGCTCTCAAGAGCGAGCAAACATGAGAGATGATGATGGTGCAAAACGAGTATTCTTTGGAGGGGAGCGTTTTTTAGAAGGAATATCAGGAGAAGCATAT ATCACAATTCAGAGAACAGTCTCCAACAGTCCACTTGGGCTTGAGGTTCAGTTGCACATTACAGAAGCCCTTTGCCCTGCATTAAGTGAGCCAG GACTTCGTGCACTTCTCCGCTTTATGACAGGATTATCTGTCTGTCTAAACAGGGGAGATGTAAATTTGAAGGCCCAGAAG AGATCTACTGAAGCTGCTGGGCGCTCTCTTGTCTCAGTTGTTGTGGACCACATATTTATTTGCATCAAAGATTCTG AGTTCCAGCTTGAACTATTAATGCAGTCCCTTTTTCTGTCTCGG GCAAGTCTTTCGGAGGGAGAAAATGACAGTAGTTTGACCAGGATTACCATTGCAGGTCTATTTTTAAG TGACAAGTTTTCACACCCGCCATGTACGTTAGTGCAGCCATCTATGCATTCTGTTAAAAGAGAGTCTTTTCATGTGCCAGAATTCG CTAGAAGCTTTTGCCCTCCAATATATCCACTTGGAGAACAGCAGTGGCAATTGATTGAGGGAACTCCTCTAATCTGCCTTCATTCCCTTCAGATTGTGCCTTCTCCACTTCCACCAGTTTTTGCTTCTCAAACAGTTATTGACTGTCAGCCTCTTATG ATTCATCTTCAGGAAGAAGCTTGCCTTAGAATATCTTCTTTCTTAGCTGATAGAATTGTTGTCAATTCTGGTGATATTTTACCAGATTCCTCAATAAACTCTCTTTTCTTCACTCTCAGTGGACTGGATATTATGGTTCCTCTGGACAAGGCCCAGTTGGATATTTCTAAAAGCAACACAGATAATGTAGTCCAAACCTCCTTTGCTGGTGCAAGGCTTCATATTGAAGACTTTTCATATATAGATTCACCATCAATGAAACTAAGAATGCTTAAACTGGATAAGGATCCTGCTTGTTTCTGTCTTTGGGAAGGTCAACCAATTGATGCTAGCCAGAGAAAGTGGAGTGCCAGAGCAGCCCAGATTACTTTATCTCTGGAAGCATGTACTGGCCCACCTGCACGTCAAAATTCTCTTGGATGGACCACAGGACTATGGAGATGTGTTGTTCTGAAAGGTGCTTGGATTGAAGTAGCTATGACAACTGCCGATGGCAGTCCATTGTTAAAGGTTCCTCCTCCAGGAGGTATTGTGAGAGTTGGTGTTGCTTGTGAACAGTTTCTGTCCAATAGTTCTGTTgaacaattattttttatcttggatCTTTACGTGTATTTTGGGAGAGTTAGTGAGAAAATAGCAGTGGCTGGAAAAAGGAAACAATTGGAGGGGGTTAAGAACAAATCTTCTAGCGAAAAGTTAATGGACATAACTCCTAGTGACAGTGCTGTAAGTTTAGCAGTTAAAGACCTTCAACTTCGATTTCTTGAGTCTTCACCATTGAATGTCGAGGGAATGCCTCTAGTGCAGTTTGTTGGAAATGATTTGTTAATTAGTGCCACTCATAGAACCTTTGGTGGTGTTATTGTTATTTCGTCCACCTCACGCTGGGAGAGTGTTCAGATAGATTGCGTGGATGCTGAGAAGCACATAGCAGGAGAGAATGGCTCATTCTTAAGTTCTGGAGAAAATATTCCTTCAAGCAGTGGAGACTGTCAACTGAGAACTGTATTCTGGATACATAACAAGAGGAACCATCTATTGAACAGAAATGCTCCTTCAATCCCTTTTCTGGATGTAAACATGGTGCATGTCATACCATTGGGGGAACAAGATAGAGAGTCTCATTGTTTGAATGGCTCAGCTTCTGTATCTGGTATTCGTCTTGGTGGGGGAATGAACTATGCTGAAGTCCTCCTACATCAATTTGGAATACTTGGTCCTGATGGTGGTCCTGGGAAGGGTCTTTGTAAAGGCTTAGAAAAGTTACAGGCAGGACCATTGGCAACAATTTTCAAGACAACGCCTCCCGATGTTGATAATTCAGAAGATG GAAGTTTGAGCAAAGGGAAAGAAACCAGTTTTCCAAAATTGAAGAAGCCAGATAATGTGGATATAACCATAGAATTGAGAGACTGGTTATTTGCTCTTGAAGGGGCACAAGAGATGGCTGAAAGGTGGTGGATATCTAGCCCAGAAAATGTAAGTAGAGAAGAGAGGTGTTGGCACACAACTTTCCAAAGTTTGCAAGTAATTACAAGAAGCAGCCCAAAGAATGTTCTGGGTGAAAAAGCGCCAGCACGTAGAAAACAACAGTATCCTGTGGAACGGGTTACA GTTGGAATCCAAGGGCTGCAGATCATGAAGCCGCAGAGACCGAAAGAGATTCATTTGTCAAAATCAATTGCAAATGGTGCTAAAGAAGTTAACGGCACTGCTACAGGAATTTGTCTTCAGCTGGATTTGGTATCAAGTGAGGATAATGTTGAAGTTGAAATGGCTAATTGGGAAGTGGAAAATCTAAAGTTCACTGTTAAGCAACCG ATAGAGGTGGTTTTAACCAGTGATGAGGCTCAACACCTTACTTTTCTGTGCAAATCTGAAGTTGATTCCATGGGCCGGATAGCAGCTGGAATTCTAAGAGTGCTTAAGCTCGAAGGTTCGGTCGGCCATTCTGTAATGGATCAACTAGGCAACTTAG GAAGTGAAGGCATTGACAAGATTTTCTCTCCTAAGCATAGCAGAGATGATAGTGTCCACAATAGAGGATTTTGTCCATCACCGAAGCTGGTAAGCAAAAGCTTGCACAAATCAACGATGGAACCGACATTAACTTTGCTCGAGGAAGCAGTTGCAGATTCACAGGAAAAGATCAATGCCTTAATCAGTGATT
- the LOC112737816 gene encoding uncharacterized protein isoform X3, with protein sequence MESILARALEYTLKYWLKSFSREQFKLQGRTVQLSNLDINGDALHASVGLPPALNVTTAKVGKLEIMLPSVSSVQIEPIFVQIDRLDLVLKENSDYERPPENHASITPSSASSKGSGYGFADKISDGMTIQIQTVNLLLETHGGARPQGGAAWAPPMASVTIRNLLLYTTNESWEVVNLKAAREFSSRSQERANMRDDDGAKRVFFGGERFLEGISGEAYITIQRTVSNSPLGLEVQLHITEALCPALSEPGLRALLRFMTGLSVCLNRGDVNLKAQKRSTEAAGRSLVSVVVDHIFICIKDSEFQLELLMQSLFLSRASLSEGENDSSLTRITIAGLFLSDKFSHPPCTLVQPSMHSVKRESFHVPEFARSFCPPIYPLGEQQWQLIEGTPLICLHSLQIVPSPLPPVFASQTVIDCQPLMIHLQEEACLRISSFLADRIVVNSGDILPDSSINSLFFTLSGLDIMVPLDKAQLDISKSNTDNVVQTSFAGARLHIEDFSYIDSPSMKLRMLKLDKDPACFCLWEGQPIDASQRKWSARAAQITLSLEACTGPPARQNSLGWTTGLWRCVVLKGAWIEVAMTTADGSPLLKVPPPGGIVRVGVACEQFLSNSSVEQLFFILDLYVYFGRVSEKIAVAGKRKQLEGVKNKSSSEKLMDITPSDSAVSLAVKDLQLRFLESSPLNVEGMPLVQFVGNDLLISATHRTFGGVIVISSTSRWESVQIDCVDAEKHIAGENGSFLSSGENIPSSSGDCQLRTVFWIHNKRNHLLNRNAPSIPFLDVNMVHVIPLGEQDRESHCLNGSASVSGIRLGGGMNYAEVLLHQFGILGPDGGPGKGLCKGLEKLQAGPLATIFKTTPPDVDNSEDGSLSKGKETSFPKLKKPDNVDITIELRDWLFALEGAQEMAERWWISSPENVSREERCWHTTFQSLQVITRSSPKNVLGEKAPARRKQQYPVERVTVGIQGLQIMKPQRPKEIHLSKSIANGAKEVNGTATGICLQLDLVSSEDNVEVEMANWEVENLKFTVKQPIEVVLTSDEAQHLTFLCKSEVDSMGRIAAGILRVLKLEGSVGHSVMDQLGNLGSEGIDKIFSPKHSRDDSVHNRGFCPSPKLVSKSLHKSTMEPTLTLLEEAVADSQEKINALISDFGISESSGQQLTIAKELSQKIESMEGLLKQLRNKT encoded by the exons ATGGAGTCGATCCTAGCGAGAGCTCTGGAGTACACTCTCAAGTATTGGCTCAAATCCTTCTCCAGAGAGCAGTTCAAGTTGCAGGGTCGCACTGTTCAGCTCTCCAATTTAG ATATAAATGGTGATGCATTGCATGCTAGCGTTGGATTGCCACCTGCACTCAATGTAACCACCGCCAAAGTTGGCAAATTGGAGATTATG CTACCGTCAGTGAGCAGTGTGCAGATAGAGCCAATTTTTGTGCAAATTGATCGGTTGGATTTGGTTCTAAAGGAGAATTCTGATTATGAAAGGCCGCCCGAGAATCATGCTAG CATCACGCCATCAAGTGCCTCTTCAAAGGGTAGTGGTTATGGTTTTGCTGATAAG ATTTCAGATGGAATGACTATACAAATTCAAACAGTTAATTTATTACTTGAAACTCATGGGGGTGCCCGTCCCCAAGGGGGAGCAGCATG GGCACCTCCTATGGCATCTGTCACCATACGCAATTTGTTGCTGTATACAACAAATGAAAGCTGGGAG GTTGTAAATCTTAAGGCGGCAAGGGAGTTCTCAA GCCGCTCTCAAGAGCGAGCAAACATGAGAGATGATGATGGTGCAAAACGAGTATTCTTTGGAGGGGAGCGTTTTTTAGAAGGAATATCAGGAGAAGCATAT ATCACAATTCAGAGAACAGTCTCCAACAGTCCACTTGGGCTTGAGGTTCAGTTGCACATTACAGAAGCCCTTTGCCCTGCATTAAGTGAGCCAG GACTTCGTGCACTTCTCCGCTTTATGACAGGATTATCTGTCTGTCTAAACAGGGGAGATGTAAATTTGAAGGCCCAGAAG AGATCTACTGAAGCTGCTGGGCGCTCTCTTGTCTCAGTTGTTGTGGACCACATATTTATTTGCATCAAAGATTCTG AGTTCCAGCTTGAACTATTAATGCAGTCCCTTTTTCTGTCTCGG GCAAGTCTTTCGGAGGGAGAAAATGACAGTAGTTTGACCAGGATTACCATTGCAGGTCTATTTTTAAG TGACAAGTTTTCACACCCGCCATGTACGTTAGTGCAGCCATCTATGCATTCTGTTAAAAGAGAGTCTTTTCATGTGCCAGAATTCG CTAGAAGCTTTTGCCCTCCAATATATCCACTTGGAGAACAGCAGTGGCAATTGATTGAGGGAACTCCTCTAATCTGCCTTCATTCCCTTCAGATTGTGCCTTCTCCACTTCCACCAGTTTTTGCTTCTCAAACAGTTATTGACTGTCAGCCTCTTATG ATTCATCTTCAGGAAGAAGCTTGCCTTAGAATATCTTCTTTCTTAGCTGATAGAATTGTTGTCAATTCTGGTGATATTTTACCAGATTCCTCAATAAACTCTCTTTTCTTCACTCTCAGTGGACTGGATATTATGGTTCCTCTGGACAAGGCCCAGTTGGATATTTCTAAAAGCAACACAGATAATGTAGTCCAAACCTCCTTTGCTGGTGCAAGGCTTCATATTGAAGACTTTTCATATATAGATTCACCATCAATGAAACTAAGAATGCTTAAACTGGATAAGGATCCTGCTTGTTTCTGTCTTTGGGAAGGTCAACCAATTGATGCTAGCCAGAGAAAGTGGAGTGCCAGAGCAGCCCAGATTACTTTATCTCTGGAAGCATGTACTGGCCCACCTGCACGTCAAAATTCTCTTGGATGGACCACAGGACTATGGAGATGTGTTGTTCTGAAAGGTGCTTGGATTGAAGTAGCTATGACAACTGCCGATGGCAGTCCATTGTTAAAGGTTCCTCCTCCAGGAGGTATTGTGAGAGTTGGTGTTGCTTGTGAACAGTTTCTGTCCAATAGTTCTGTTgaacaattattttttatcttggatCTTTACGTGTATTTTGGGAGAGTTAGTGAGAAAATAGCAGTGGCTGGAAAAAGGAAACAATTGGAGGGGGTTAAGAACAAATCTTCTAGCGAAAAGTTAATGGACATAACTCCTAGTGACAGTGCTGTAAGTTTAGCAGTTAAAGACCTTCAACTTCGATTTCTTGAGTCTTCACCATTGAATGTCGAGGGAATGCCTCTAGTGCAGTTTGTTGGAAATGATTTGTTAATTAGTGCCACTCATAGAACCTTTGGTGGTGTTATTGTTATTTCGTCCACCTCACGCTGGGAGAGTGTTCAGATAGATTGCGTGGATGCTGAGAAGCACATAGCAGGAGAGAATGGCTCATTCTTAAGTTCTGGAGAAAATATTCCTTCAAGCAGTGGAGACTGTCAACTGAGAACTGTATTCTGGATACATAACAAGAGGAACCATCTATTGAACAGAAATGCTCCTTCAATCCCTTTTCTGGATGTAAACATGGTGCATGTCATACCATTGGGGGAACAAGATAGAGAGTCTCATTGTTTGAATGGCTCAGCTTCTGTATCTGGTATTCGTCTTGGTGGGGGAATGAACTATGCTGAAGTCCTCCTACATCAATTTGGAATACTTGGTCCTGATGGTGGTCCTGGGAAGGGTCTTTGTAAAGGCTTAGAAAAGTTACAGGCAGGACCATTGGCAACAATTTTCAAGACAACGCCTCCCGATGTTGATAATTCAGAAGATG GAAGTTTGAGCAAAGGGAAAGAAACCAGTTTTCCAAAATTGAAGAAGCCAGATAATGTGGATATAACCATAGAATTGAGAGACTGGTTATTTGCTCTTGAAGGGGCACAAGAGATGGCTGAAAGGTGGTGGATATCTAGCCCAGAAAATGTAAGTAGAGAAGAGAGGTGTTGGCACACAACTTTCCAAAGTTTGCAAGTAATTACAAGAAGCAGCCCAAAGAATGTTCTGGGTGAAAAAGCGCCAGCACGTAGAAAACAACAGTATCCTGTGGAACGGGTTACA GTTGGAATCCAAGGGCTGCAGATCATGAAGCCGCAGAGACCGAAAGAGATTCATTTGTCAAAATCAATTGCAAATGGTGCTAAAGAAGTTAACGGCACTGCTACAGGAATTTGTCTTCAGCTGGATTTGGTATCAAGTGAGGATAATGTTGAAGTTGAAATGGCTAATTGGGAAGTGGAAAATCTAAAGTTCACTGTTAAGCAACCG ATAGAGGTGGTTTTAACCAGTGATGAGGCTCAACACCTTACTTTTCTGTGCAAATCTGAAGTTGATTCCATGGGCCGGATAGCAGCTGGAATTCTAAGAGTGCTTAAGCTCGAAGGTTCGGTCGGCCATTCTGTAATGGATCAACTAGGCAACTTAG GAAGTGAAGGCATTGACAAGATTTTCTCTCCTAAGCATAGCAGAGATGATAGTGTCCACAATAGAGGATTTTGTCCATCACCGAAGCTGGTAAGCAAAAGCTTGCACAAATCAACGATGGAACCGACATTAACTTTGCTCGAGGAAGCAGTTGCAGATTCACAGGAAAAGATCAATGCCTTAATCAGTGATT